One genomic region from Augochlora pura isolate Apur16 chromosome 7, APUR_v2.2.1, whole genome shotgun sequence encodes:
- the LOC144471928 gene encoding uncharacterized protein LOC144471928 isoform X2, translated as MTTETHTVAMTDPQLSNNNNNNNDGEPKYLHKKFKKMATTEVAPKLEPKKDAAENDGPPETLKKKDCAKESLKEPIKVETSPEPIDGEPTESRKSGYVCPYCRLSCAKPSVLQKHIRAHTNERPYPCVPCGFAFKTKSNLYKHCRSRAHALKMEGGDASKVSEDSDISLSDSASNGTGTPPPPPSSTPTTTVSNIKTIRTGKIYKPKFHTALQCVNNDAETSSLSSVSSNNSSSSSNTKPNPEQVQEHIDKIITDNQAIVDAVDPRLHKLMQRQQSLVDQPLNLSSVEESSRKRCYSESFVRDGKECSESSLIKDLLLKNSNQDGLDNENYLCPSCNISYSSIDNLETHRRYYCKGSSPLKECQLDDKSDFESKSSDYYNTLQPLPSPGPLLGNTRLVDAYAPPAKKQRSESVPTTLRSLEELSKYPRPNSLQMFGGEVRILDNTGETKTMRIEPRQTNSPTSEHIVSSKCATSETASIVVRSGLHSGGTMVHKPPGTPTSTPSAMSLASTPQMLAPIIPNISAPNIAPSMSCYSYLEPHLNPLTSITAYNPLTLPQAGISSILHAGKVIPYVPGMPGPHTLAPAIDISSSIATGNPGYKVIPGLPGLHMVPQPLDLASPVKVQTPSVPGIPGPAGQPLDLASPAKEAKMGFKTPGSDQQITKTGFMSPKVPSKADPATDKYRRVSGDVVKMELDRHIKNSAAMKYKEGSRREFYDRSPKADGKVFGYSNGVDAAVSNSYSKSRYSPRESESRKRISAWNELEGSKTTPPPQAMSQAPPLENGRIKVNFNDSKTKTIDSYSTVNGSEMKADSVAPMVILNVDTSKTEGPVRIEIKDKPEVRSPKNGDATKEEINSSKFLRPTSLPLKPGTFTPKKHHGITPTANTLPLISPETPRPKKSYGQLYLNGHAYTYLGLKCSTRVFYCTLNRPQPMYVTQQHGLSMYSNWKICKEAPPDVDMAHYDSRHRPLNYTTAWKKEEDILTHSSQRPTTPTNQDSGSDGDSQEKTKRVKIFDGGFESNEDYTYVRGRGRGRYVCEECGIRCKKPSMLKKHIRTHTDVRPYTCKHCAFSFKTKGNLTKHMKSKAHYKKCVELGVVPVPTTVCDENIDKEAIARLAAGGNTEESSEEEEESDGEESEESGSEEQEAAQSLLCLSQRNANRLPGLLPSGRPTTYPYTLTFPTTSASTTISVSVSNTALSGPTVSSQGTTVVRNELPYRYYFPSSRAAEESRTTVIQSSKKETNEEVDEVDGDSRNSLSQPMDLTTKPTLQPLPSPIPQRAMPADILTPVSEPVLLQTIVQTMERLPIQGREWKQDAEGHMLQAYLTERHVMDSKIKQQYRVGTTKAEKQPRDYFRQLSPKSKGMETTNVLTVTYTDPSKMQQTIMDTRVKIVKHVDDVKMEIREKIYHNKEQGSHELMNSASSKPCVDYGVPVINSCERLGESTNRSSPKSFALEPINRLLPISHMNNETDRGSVLKTINVNQEIRTSGHEVRPPSSDLRMQSQSPRNLDMRPPSRELRLQDYRGQLQELRPPSQDYKLCRPELRSPNREFKPLNQEMTQLGTPLATMDSRQDSRPPSRDMILLSDYRHPQTQESRVSFETIPLAMHEVPKLQEVSRTNIDIRNMERVELKHNEMSKQSIADSIKHTVARKMVVGGPGFRSPSPTAGNSKPQAEFLQPSSGPASNYVSVTEDGRSVCGICNKVFSKPSQLRLHINIHYFERPFRCESCAVSFRTKGHLTKHERSVSHHNKVSMTSTFGAATTSNPRPFKCTDCKIAFRIHGHLAKHLRSKMHIMKLECLGKLPFGTYAEMERSGVNLNDIDTTDCDNSLTSLQMLAQRLCEKDPSKIGQWDSEALPSQAISGGETSSDEGEPIPQHIMHPCPPKATTDADMSRSYHVPIANEDPKSDALLVNSPQFTQLGCEYNSKERPMEPVFPMEDTRPDENTQPFKCQICTVSMRSMNEFQVHCFVEHNIESDSSTNIHRDKCTEKENTQQEPAGKEDHGRQKTDDT; from the exons AGACTCATACTGTGGCGATGACAGATCCGCAGTTGtcgaacaacaacaacaacaataacgaTGGCGAGCCGAAGTACCTACACAAGAAGTTCAAGAAGATGGCGACGACCGAGGTCGCGCCTAAGCTGGAGCCAAAGAAGGACGCGGCCGAAAACGACGGCCCCCCAGAGACGCTCAAGAAGAAGGACTGCGCGAAGGAGTCGCTCAAGGAGCCGATCAAGGTCGAGACTTCTCCAGAACCAATCGATGGAGAACCGACCGAGTCGAGAAAGAGCGGCTACGTGTGTCCTTACTGCAGGCTCTCGTGCGCTAAGCCGAGTGTCCTGCAGAAGCACATCAGGGCGCACACGAACGAGAGACCTTATCCCTGCGTGCCATGCGGTTTCGCTTTCAAGACCAAGTCGAACCTCTACAAACACTGCAGGTCCAGGGCTCACGCTTTGAAGATGGAGGGTGGCGATGCCAGCAAG GTCTCGGAAGACTCAGATATCAGCCTGTCCGACAGCGCGAGCAACGGCACAGgcacaccaccaccaccgccgtcGTCGACGCCGACGACCACGGTGTCCAACATAAAGACAATCCGCACCGGGAAAATCTACAAGCCAAAATTCCACACCGCCCTGCAATGCGTGAACAATGACGCCGAAACGTCTTCCCTCTCCTCCGTTTCTTCCAACAACAGTTCTTCCTCTAGCAACACGAAACCCAATCCTGAACAAGTGCAAGAGCACATCGATAAGATTATTACCGATAACCAGGCGATCGTTGACGCTGTCGACCCCCGGCTGCACAAGCTGATGCAGAGACAACAGAGCCTTGTCGACCAACCATTGAATTTGTCCTCCGTCGAGGAGTCTTCCAGAAAACGCTGTTACAGCGAGAGCTTCGTGAGAGATGGAAAAGAATGTTCGGAAAGCTCGTTGATCAAAGACCTGCtgctgaaaaattcgaatcagGACGGTTTGGACAACGAGAACTATCTCTGCCCGTCGTGCAATATCTCCTATTCCAGCATTGACAACCTAGAGACCCACCGCAGGTATTACTGCAAAGGCAGCAGTCCTCTGAAAGAGTGCCAACTGGATGACAAGTCCGACTTCGAATCAAAGTCTTCCGACTACTACAACACCCTGCAGCCTCTACCCTCTCCAGGACCTCTGTTAGGTAACACGAGGCTAGTAGATGCCTACGCACCGCCCGCGAAAAAGCAGAGATCGGAGTCAGTACCCACAACCCTACGATCCTTGGAGGAACTTAGTAAATACCCAAGACCGAACTCGCTGCAGATGTTCGGTGGAGAAGTCCGGATTTTGGACAACACCGGGGAGACAAAGACGATGAGGATCGAGCCTAGACAGACCAACTCGCCTACCAGCGAACACATAGTCAGCAGCAAGTGTGCCACTTCGGAGACAGCCTCTATTGTAGTCAGATCTGGACTCCATTCCGGCGGTACCATGGTGCACAAACCTCCAGGCACGCCAACGAGTACACCTAGCGCCATGTCATTGGCCAGCACTCCGCAGATGCTGGCGCCGATCATACCGAACATATCAGCCCCTAACATAGCGCCCAGCATGTCCTGCTACAGCTACCTGGAGCCGCATCTCAATCCTTTGACCAGTATCACTGCCTACAACCCGCTGACCCTGCCGCAGGCTGGCATCTCCAGCATCCTGCACGCCGGTAAAGTGATCCCCTACGTACCCGGAATGCCCGGTCCGCACACCCTCGCACCCGCCATAGATATATCCTCTAGCATCGCCACAGGGAACCCAGGGTACAAGGTGATTCCAGGTCTGCCTGGCCTTCACATGGTACCGCAGCCACTAGATCTGGCAAGCCCTGTGAAGGTGCAGACCCCCAGTGTTCCTGGGATTCCTGGTCCGGCAGGACAGCCTCTTGACCTAGCCAGCCCGGCTAAAGAAGCCAAAATGGGATTTAAAACGCCTGGAAGCGATCAGCAAATCACAAAGACCGGTTTTATGAGCCCCAAAGTTCCTAGCAAGGCTGACCCCGCGACAGATAAATATAGGAGAGTTTCCGGAGACGTGGTGAAGATGGAGCTCGACCGTCATATCAAGAATAGCGCGGCAATGAAATACAAGGAGGGTTCTAGAAGAGAGTTCTATGACAGGAGTCCCAAGGCTGATGGAAAGGTGTTTGGGTATTCGAATGGCGTTGATGCTGCTGTCTCGAATTCGTACAGTAAGTCGAGATACTCGCCTAGGGAATCGGAGAGCAGGAAGAGGATTTCCGCGTGGAACGAATTGGAGGGCAGTAAAACCACACCCCCGCCTCAGGCCATGTCTCAGGCTCCGCCCCTTGAGAACGGTCGTATCAAAGTAAACTTCAATGATAGTAAAACGAAAACTATAGATAGCTATAGTACAGTAAACGGATCAGAGATGAAGGCCGATTCTGTGGCACCTATGGTAATCCTCAACGTGGACACCTCGAAGACAGAAGGACCAgttagaattgaaataaaagacaaGCCTGAAGTTAGGTCTCCAAAGAATGGGGATGCTACTAAAGAGGAAATCAATTCGAGTAAGTTTTTGAGGCCCACTTCGTTGCCTCTGAAGCCAGGTACCTTTACGCCTAAGAAACACCATGGGATCACCCCCACGGCGAACACATTGCCCCTCATCAGTCCCGAGACACCAAGACCCAAGAAGTCCTATGGACAGCTTTATTTGAACGGACACGCTTATACATATCTGGGCTTGAAATGCTCAACCAGGGTGTTTTATTGTACGCTAAATAGACCACAGCCTATGTACGTCACCCAGCAGCATGGTTTGTCCATGTATTCTAACTGGAAAATATGCAAGGAGGCGCCACCTGACGTCGACATGGCGCATTATGACTCCAGACACCGACCCCTTAATTATACTACCGCGTGGAAAAAGGAGGAGGATATTTTAACGCATTCTTCGCAAAGACCTACTACACCAACAAATCAGGATAGTGGGTCAGATGGTGATTCGCAAGAAAAGACTAAGAGAGTGAAGATTTTTGATGGAGGGTTCGAGAGCAATGAGGATTATACCTATGTCAGGGGCAGAG GTCGGGGTCGGTACGTTTGCGAAGAATGCGGCATCCGTTGCAAGAAACCTTCCATGTTGAAGAAACATATCAGAACGCACACGGATGTGCGGCCGTACACTTGCAAGCACTGCGCTTTCAG TTTCAAAACCAAAGGCAATCTGACCAAACATATGAAGTCCAAGGCTCATTATAAGAAGTGCGTGGAGTTGGGCGTTGTACCAGTTCCAACCACAGTCTGCGATGAAAACATCGACAAGGAAGCCATCGCTAGATTAGCAGCAGGTGGCAATACCGAAGAGTCCtcggaggaagaagaagaaagcgATGGAGAAGAGAGTGAAGAATCTGGCAGCGAGGAGCAGGAGGCTGCTCAGAGTTTGCTCTGTCTCTCTCAACGAAACGCTAATAGACTTCCGGGGCTTTTGCCTTCAGGCAGACCCACGACCTATCCATATACTCTGACCTTTCCAACAACTTCTGCATCCACCACTATATCAGTCAGTGTCAGCAACACTGCTCTCAGTGGACCAACTGTCAGTAGCCAAGGCACCACTGTAGTCAGGAACGAGTTGCCATATCGTTATTACTTTCCCTCCAGCAGGGCCGCTGAGGAGTCGAGGACAACTGTAATTCAATCATCTAAAAAGGAGACCAATGAAGAAGTGGATGAGGTGGACGGTGATTCAAGAAATAGTTTGTCTCAACCTATGGATCTCACCACAAAACCAACTCTGCAACCTCTGCCATCACCTATTCCACAAAGAGCTATGCCAGCAGATATTTTGACCCCAGTTTCTGAACCTGTTTTATTGCAGACCATAGTTCAAACAATGGAGAGGCTGCCAATACAGGGCAGGGAGTGGAAGCAGGATGCAGAGGGCCATATGTTGCAAGCTTACCTGACTGAGCGCCACGTGATGGACAGTAAAATCAAGCAGCAGTACCGAGTTGGTACCACGAAGGCCGAGAAGCAGCCGAGGGACTACTTCAGGCAGCTTTCACCTAAGTCAAAAGGTATGGAGACTACCAATGTCCTCACTGTGACCTACACCGACCCTAGCAAAATGCAACAGACAATTATGGACACCAGAGTGAAGATCGTGAAACATGTGGATGATGTCAAAATGGAAATCAGGGAGAAGATTTATCATAACAAGGAACAGGGGAGTCACGAGCTGATGAATTCTGCTAGCTCGAAGCCTTGTGTAGATTATGGAGTGCCTGTGATTAACAGTTGCGAGAGGCTAGGCGAGTCCACTAACAGGAGCTCGCCTAAATCTTTTGCTTTGGAACCTATCAACAGATTGCTGCCGATTTCTCATATGAATAATGAAACTGATAGAGGTTCAGTTCTAAAGACTATAAATGTTAATCAGGAGATCAGAACAAGTGGTCACGAAGTTAGACCACCATCATCAGATTTGAGAATGCAGAGCCAAAGTCCTAGAAACCTAGATATGAGGCCCCCAAGCAGAGAATTAAGATTACAAGACTATAGAGGTCAGTTGCAAGAGCTGCGACCTCCAAGTCAAGACTATAAGCTATGCAGACCAGAGTTAAGGTCTCCTAATCGTGAGTTCAAGCCCTTAAATCAAGAGATGACGCAATTAGGAACACCATTGGCTACCATGGACTCGAGACAGGATAGTAGGCCCCCTAGTAGAGATATGATTTTATTGTCCGACTATAGACATCCTCAGACTCAGGAGTCTAGGGTCAGCTTCGAAACCATACCTCTGGCTATGCATGAAGTACCTAAATTGCAAGAAGTGTCTAGGACtaatattgatataagaaACATGGAGCGAGTAGAATTGAAGCATAATGAGATGTCAAAGCAGAGTATAGCTGATAGTATTAAGCATACTGTAGCGAGGAAAATGGTAGTCGGGGGACCAGGATTTAGGTCGCCATCGCCCACTGCTGGAAATTCGAAACCACAGGCTGAGTTTTTGCAGCCTTCTAGCGGGCCTGCTTCAAACTATGTCAG TGTGACCGAGGATGGGAGGAGCGTCTGCGGCATTTGTAACAAGGTGTTCAGCAAACCTAGTCAGTTACGATTGCATATCAACATTCACTACTTCGAAAGACCATTTAGGTGCGAGAGCTGCGCGGTTTCTTTCCGAACCAAAGGTCACTTGACGAAGCACGAACGATCTGTTTCTCATCATAACAAG gtTAGTATGACTTCAACCTTCGGAGCAGCGACTACCAGCAATCCTAGGCCATTCAAGTGCACTGACTGCAAAATTGCATTCAGAATACACGGCCACTTGGCGAAGCATCTCCGAAGCAAAATGCACATTATGAAGTTAGAGTGTTTAGGGAAATTGCCGTTTGGAACGTATGCTGAAATGGAGAGGTCTGGCGTCAATTTGAACGACATTGATACTACTGACTGTGATAATAGTCTTACTAGTCTTCAG ATGCTGGCTCAAAGGCTCTGTGAGAAAGACCCTAGCAAAATCGGGCAGTGGGACTCTGAAGCGCTTCCCAGCCAAGCTATAAGTGGAGGAGAGACCTCTTCAGACGAGGGTGAACCCATACCGCAACATATAATGCACCCATGTCCTCCGAAAGCGACCACAGACGCAGACATGTCGCGATCATATCATGTGCCAATCGCTAACGAAGATCCGAAGTCTGATGCCCTCCTGGTGAATTCTCCTCAGTTCACTCAGCTAGGTTGTGAGTACAATTCAAAGGAGAGACCCATGGAACCTGTGTTCCCCATGGAAGACACCAGGCCGGACGAGAACACGCAACCGTTCAAGTGCCAAATCTGCACAGTGTCCATGCGCAGCATGAACGAGTTCCAAGTGCACTGTTTCGTTGAACATAATATCGAATCGGACTCTAGTACAAATATACACAGGGACAAGTgtacagagaaagaaaatactCAGCAGGAGCCGGCAGGCAAGGAAGATCACGGTAGACAGAAAACTGACGACACGTAG